One Patescibacteria group bacterium DNA segment encodes these proteins:
- a CDS encoding XRE family transcriptional regulator: protein MKLGEKLKALRKQKDLTLDKLSELSGVAKATLSRIENGVTTGNLNTHLKICDALGVNLGELYKGLENAEEKVVAFDEKTIKEAEVFNYDEKVSSIILARQTGKKKMLPQLLIIEPQKGTPAEENSPGTDKFIFCLEGETELKIGNKAYQLKKNGSTYFDASLPHSVKNTGSKPAKLITVVSPVAL, encoded by the coding sequence ATGAAATTAGGCGAAAAACTTAAAGCATTAAGGAAACAGAAGGATCTTACGCTGGATAAACTCTCCGAGCTTTCTGGGGTCGCCAAGGCCACATTGAGCCGTATTGAAAATGGCGTCACAACCGGGAATCTCAATACCCATCTTAAAATATGCGACGCTTTGGGTGTCAACCTTGGGGAGCTTTATAAGGGGCTGGAGAATGCCGAGGAAAAAGTGGTCGCCTTTGATGAAAAGACAATAAAAGAGGCGGAGGTTTTCAATTACGACGAAAAGGTATCATCTATCATTCTGGCCAGACAAACCGGGAAAAAGAAAATGCTACCCCAGCTTTTAATCATAGAGCCGCAAAAAGGAACACCAGCAGAAGAAAATTCCCCTGGAACGGATAAATTCATCTTTTGCCTCGAAGGAGAAACAGAATTAAAGATCGGAAACAAAGCCTATCAGCTTAAAAAAAATGGCAGTACTTACTTCGATGCATCCCTCCCTCACTCTGTCAAGAACACCGGCTCAAAACCCGCAAAGCTGATCACCGTCGTTAGTCCGGTCGCTTTATAA
- a CDS encoding response regulator, with protein MGGNMTAKKRILICDDEEGIRESLKLILENDYDLIFSCSGKECLEKLERHRDIKLVLLDIKMPKQNGLEVTREIKRVRPEIKIIIVTGYASPEIAQEAMSAGADDYIPKPFASKEILKKISESF; from the coding sequence ATGGGAGGAAACATGACAGCTAAAAAAAGAATCTTAATATGTGATGACGAAGAAGGTATTAGAGAATCTTTAAAGTTGATCCTTGAAAACGATTACGATCTAATCTTTAGCTGCAGCGGTAAGGAATGTCTTGAAAAACTTGAGCGCCATAGAGACATCAAACTCGTCCTGCTCGATATTAAAATGCCCAAACAAAACGGCCTTGAGGTCACCCGTGAAATTAAACGCGTACGGCCTGAAATCAAAATCATCATCGTCACCGGCTATGCCAGCCCTGAAATCGCTCAAGAAGCCATGTCTGCAGGCGCCGATGACTACATCCCAAAACCCTTTGCTTCAAAAGAAATCCTCAAAAAAATAAGCGAGTCCTTCTAA